From the genome of Pseudomonas mohnii:
TTCGTATAATATATTTCGTCAAGGTGCTTTTCCCCGATGCAGAATCCTCTGAGACATTTCAGTGAAGACAACGCTGACGAGTGGCATACTGCCGCGCATGAATGTCGACTCGCCCCTCAGCGCCTGGCAACACGCCATAGAACAAAAGGGTTTCGTCCAGGACGAAGCCCAGGAACATGCCGTCTGGGCGTTGCAAAAGTGCCACGAAGCCTTGCATGAAGGTCGGGCGCCGATCATGGGCGTGTACCTCTGGGGCCCGGTCGGGCGTGGTAAAACCTGGTTAATGGACCAGTTTTACCAACACCTGCGGGTGCCTGCCCGGCGCCAGCACTTTCACCACTTCATGGGCTGGGTGCATCAGCGTTCGTTTCAACTGACCGGCACTGCCGACCCCTTGAAGGCACTGGCTCGGGAGCTGGCCGACGAGGTGCGGGTGCTGTGCTTCGACGAACTGTTCGTCAATGACATCGGTGACGCCATCATTCTCGGGCGCTTGTTCCAGGTCATGTTCGAGCAGGGCGTGGTGGTGGTCTGCACCTCCAACCTGCCGCCCGACCAGTTGTACGCCGACGGCTTCAATCGCGACCGTTTCCTGCCCGCCATTGCGGCGATCAAGCAGCACATGCAGGTGATTGCGGTGGATGGCGGGGAAGACCATCGCCTGCATCCGGGGCAGGGCTTGCAGCGTTATTGGGTGGCCACGCCCGGACAATCGAGTGCCCTTGGCGATGTGTTCAAGGCGTTGACCGTCGGTCAGGCGGTTTCCAACGCTCCGATCCAGGTTGGCTACCGCTCGCTCAATGTGGTCCAGGCCAGCCGGGGCGTCGTCTGGTGTCGTTACGCCGACCTCTGTGAGCAGCCGTTTTCCGCCATGGATTTCATGGCCCTGTGTGACACCTACAGCGCTATTCTGTTGAGCGATGTACCCAATCTCAGCGCTCAAAAACGCGAAGGGCGCATAGCCCGTGGCACTGAGGATGGGGTCGAGCGAGTGGT
Proteins encoded in this window:
- the zapE gene encoding cell division protein ZapE, with product MNVDSPLSAWQHAIEQKGFVQDEAQEHAVWALQKCHEALHEGRAPIMGVYLWGPVGRGKTWLMDQFYQHLRVPARRQHFHHFMGWVHQRSFQLTGTADPLKALARELADEVRVLCFDELFVNDIGDAIILGRLFQVMFEQGVVVVCTSNLPPDQLYADGFNRDRFLPAIAAIKQHMQVIAVDGGEDHRLHPGQGLQRYWVATPGQSSALGDVFKALTVGQAVSNAPIQVGYRSLNVVQASRGVVWCRYADLCEQPFSAMDFMALCDTYSAILLSDVPNLSAQKREGRIARGTEDGVERVVAGDRELPQLSVHDDGVRRFIALVDECYDRKVPLYLEAQVPMDSLYTQGYLEFPFRRTLSRLQEMQLQRFAEA